GAGCACCGCCACGAGGGGCAGGTAGATCGCCGCGACCAGCGGCGTGATCCGTCGCGAGTGCCGCTCGTGGGCCGTCGCCCAGCCCGCGTCCGGGACGTCGGCGAGCGCCGGATAGACCACGAGGGCCACGGTGAGCTGGAAGCCGAGGTGCGCCCCTGCGACGAGGAGCAACCACGGGGCGGGGCCGGACAGGGTCATCCGAAGGCGTCCGCGCCCAGGTCGTGCTCGCCCGCGGCGAGCGCGTCGACGATGCGGCGGGCCACCTCGGCGGGGTCCTTGCCGGCCGGCAGCCGCGGCGCGGCGCCGGAGAGCGGCCGACCCGCGAGGCCGGTCTCGGTGTGCGGCGGGCGTACGTCGACCACGTCCACCCGGCTGCGTCGCAGCTCGGTGCGCAGGGCGGTCGTGGCCGCGCTCAGGGCGGCCTTGCTCGCCGAGTAGGCGGCCATCCGCGGGAGCGGCTGCTCGGCGACCACGGCGCTCAGCTGCACGACCCAGCCCTGCGACTCCTCGAGCAGCGGCAGCACCCGGCGCAGCAGGAAGAGCGGTCCCACCACGTTGGTGAGGAACAGCTCCTCGACGACCTCGTCGGGGGTCTCGACGAGGGATCCGAAGGCCACGACGCCGGCGGCGTTGACCAGCCCGTCGAGGCCACCGAGGT
This genomic stretch from Nocardioides renjunii harbors:
- a CDS encoding SDR family NAD(P)-dependent oxidoreductase; its protein translation is MAEQRTGAARELSGARIAVVGASGALGSLLVAELAGRGARLLVVGRDADRLAALGTGTPVVADLGDARAGDAVAAAAREHLGGLDGLVNAAGVVAFGSLVETPDEVVEELFLTNVVGPLFLLRRVLPLLEESQGWVVQLSAVVAEQPLPRMAAYSASKAALSAATTALRTELRRSRVDVVDVRPPHTETGLAGRPLSGAAPRLPAGKDPAEVARRIVDALAAGEHDLGADAFG